In Flavobacterium gelatinilyticum, a genomic segment contains:
- a CDS encoding alpha-amylase family glycosyl hydrolase yields MKKYTFLFLSLVFIITGCSGSKSVTMNNKNTSKTPFVWEGANVYFLLTDRFYNGDKSNDLNFNRTKTPGKLRGFEGGDIIGITKKIESGYFEKLGINAIWLTPIVEQIHDGVDEGTGLSYGFHGYWAKDWTALDPNFGTKEDLAKLVKKAHERGIRIVLDGVINHTGPVTPEDPVWPSDWVRTGVVCDYKSFETTTMCTLVENLPDIKTESTQNVELPPFLIEKWKKEGRYEKEIASLDEFFKRTGYPRSPKYYIIKWLTDYILEFGIDGYRADTVKHTEEGVWADFKKECDYAFETWKKHHPMQVLDQNPFYTIAEVYGYGISGGQDYDFGDRKVNYFQNGFNSMINFEFKWNAGQSDYETLFSKYSNHLNNELKGFSVLNYVSSHDDGQPFDANRVKGFEAGTKLLLSPGMSQVYYGDESNRSLVVEGTQGDATLRSNMNWNDIQNNPDTQKMLSHWQKLGQFRRNHPAVGAGVHKQLSSQPYLFSRIYSKGSFTDKVLIGLDLPEGRKELSVYSLFENGTKLRDGFSNQVTEVVDGKVIIDSEFGIVLLEKI; encoded by the coding sequence ATGAAAAAATACACTTTCCTTTTTTTATCTTTAGTATTCATAATTACGGGTTGTTCTGGCTCAAAATCAGTTACAATGAATAACAAGAATACTTCGAAAACACCTTTCGTCTGGGAAGGAGCAAATGTTTATTTTTTACTTACAGACCGTTTTTACAACGGCGATAAATCAAACGATTTAAATTTCAACCGAACCAAAACGCCTGGAAAACTTCGCGGATTTGAAGGCGGTGACATCATCGGAATCACTAAAAAAATCGAATCAGGATATTTCGAAAAATTAGGAATCAATGCTATTTGGCTTACGCCGATTGTAGAGCAAATCCACGATGGTGTTGATGAAGGAACTGGATTGAGTTATGGTTTTCATGGTTATTGGGCAAAAGATTGGACAGCTCTCGATCCAAACTTTGGAACCAAAGAAGATTTAGCCAAACTTGTAAAAAAAGCACACGAACGAGGTATCAGGATAGTTCTGGATGGCGTAATCAATCACACAGGACCAGTAACTCCAGAAGATCCCGTTTGGCCTTCTGACTGGGTAAGAACCGGCGTTGTCTGCGATTACAAATCGTTTGAAACAACAACAATGTGTACTTTAGTCGAAAATCTTCCGGATATAAAAACCGAAAGCACTCAAAATGTAGAATTACCTCCGTTTTTAATCGAAAAATGGAAAAAAGAAGGACGTTACGAAAAAGAAATTGCTTCGTTAGATGAATTTTTCAAAAGAACAGGTTATCCAAGAAGTCCGAAATATTACATTATAAAATGGCTTACTGATTATATTTTAGAATTTGGAATTGATGGTTATCGCGCAGACACGGTAAAACACACCGAAGAAGGCGTTTGGGCCGATTTCAAAAAAGAATGTGATTACGCTTTTGAAACCTGGAAAAAACACCATCCAATGCAGGTTTTAGATCAGAATCCGTTTTACACCATTGCCGAAGTTTACGGTTATGGAATAAGCGGCGGGCAAGATTATGATTTTGGAGATCGAAAAGTCAATTATTTCCAAAATGGCTTCAACAGCATGATCAATTTTGAATTTAAATGGAATGCTGGACAAAGCGATTATGAAACTTTATTTTCAAAATATTCCAATCATTTAAATAATGAATTAAAAGGATTTTCGGTTCTTAATTATGTTTCTTCTCATGATGACGGACAGCCTTTTGATGCTAATCGTGTGAAAGGTTTTGAGGCAGGAACAAAACTTTTGCTTTCTCCTGGAATGTCGCAGGTTTATTACGGAGACGAATCCAATCGTTCTTTGGTTGTTGAAGGAACTCAAGGTGATGCAACTTTACGCTCGAACATGAATTGGAACGATATTCAAAATAATCCAGATACGCAGAAAATGCTTTCTCACTGGCAGAAATTAGGTCAGTTTAGAAGAAATCATCCTGCAGTTGGAGCTGGAGTTCATAAACAATTAAGCAGTCAACCTTATTTGTTTTCACGAATCTATTCTAAAGGATCATTTACAGACAAAGTACTAATTGGTTTGGATTTACCTGAAGGACGTAAGGAGCTTTCTGTGTATTCTCTTTTCGAAAACGGAACTAAATTACGCGATGGTTTCTCTAATCAAGTAACAGAAGTTGTTGATGGAAAAGTAATTATTGACAGCGAATTCGGAATTGTTTTATTAGAAAAGATTTAA
- a CDS encoding glycerophosphodiester phosphodiesterase, translated as MLKIAHRGAKAYEPENTLQAFQKALDLHSDGIELDVHLSADEHIIVMHDETIDKMTNAKGEINKYTLAELKSFLIAGKLQIPTLNEVFDLVDKKCFINVELKNADTSKNVVSLIEEYINEKGWNYDHFIISSFDWNALTAVQKLNPNIPIGVLTEENVDDALAFSESIKAKAIHPDFQLLNKENVQQIKEKGFLVFPWTVNSEEDIQKVKSYKVNGIISDNPDKI; from the coding sequence ATGCTAAAAATAGCTCATAGAGGTGCAAAAGCATACGAACCTGAAAATACACTTCAAGCTTTTCAAAAAGCCTTAGATCTACATTCAGACGGCATCGAATTAGATGTTCACCTAAGTGCTGACGAACATATAATCGTAATGCACGACGAAACCATCGACAAAATGACCAACGCAAAAGGTGAAATCAACAAATACACTTTAGCCGAATTAAAATCATTTCTAATAGCTGGCAAACTTCAGATTCCTACCCTAAACGAAGTTTTTGATTTAGTCGATAAAAAATGCTTCATCAATGTGGAGTTAAAAAACGCCGATACTTCAAAAAATGTAGTTTCGTTAATTGAAGAATACATCAATGAAAAAGGCTGGAATTATGACCATTTTATCATTTCGAGTTTTGATTGGAATGCTTTAACAGCGGTTCAAAAACTAAATCCAAATATTCCGATTGGTGTTTTAACAGAAGAAAATGTTGATGATGCTTTGGCTTTCTCCGAATCGATAAAAGCAAAAGCAATTCATCCCGATTTTCAGTTATTGAATAAAGAAAACGTTCAGCAAATAAAGGAAAAAGGATTCTTGGTTTTCCCTTGGACAGTAAACTCCGAAGAAGACATTCAAAAAGTAAAAAGTTATAAAGTAAACGGAATTATCTCTGATAATCCAGACAAAATATGA
- a CDS encoding NAD(P)/FAD-dependent oxidoreductase — MIKNFDIIIVGGGAAGFFTAINIAEKNPKLKIAILERGKEVLSKVRVSGGGRCNVTHACFEPNELVKFYPRGEKELRGPFHQFCSGDTIEWFEKHGVELKIEEDGRMFPVSNSSQTIIDCFLKATDKLGIKVLTGQSVQSIFKKENHWKIDTQNENFATEKLIMATGSNPKIWEMLQEHGHAIVSPVPSLFTFNIKDPRIKELPGVAAQVTVKVKDTKLKSTGPLLITHWGMSGPAILKLSAWGARILHDKNYQFTIFVNWLNDVDFEDAEKILKDLKQEHAKKAVSKKSPFDFPNRLWESLVLASGIDAETKWADLSKNQLQNLTSQLTKAEFKVNGKSTFKEEFVTAGGIDLKEINFKTMESKIHENLYFAGEIVNIDAITGGFNFQNAWTSGFILAQNI, encoded by the coding sequence ATGATTAAAAATTTCGATATCATCATCGTTGGCGGAGGCGCTGCAGGATTTTTTACCGCAATTAATATTGCTGAGAAAAACCCGAAACTTAAAATCGCCATTTTAGAAAGAGGAAAAGAAGTCCTTTCTAAAGTCCGTGTTTCTGGAGGCGGACGATGCAACGTTACACACGCTTGTTTTGAGCCCAACGAATTAGTGAAGTTTTACCCAAGAGGCGAAAAAGAACTTCGCGGACCGTTTCATCAATTCTGTTCCGGAGATACGATTGAATGGTTTGAAAAACACGGTGTCGAATTAAAAATCGAAGAAGACGGGAGAATGTTTCCGGTTTCTAATTCGTCACAAACTATTATAGACTGCTTTTTAAAAGCAACTGATAAACTCGGAATTAAAGTATTGACAGGACAAAGCGTTCAGTCGATTTTCAAGAAAGAAAATCACTGGAAAATTGATACTCAAAACGAAAATTTTGCGACTGAAAAACTGATTATGGCTACAGGAAGCAACCCAAAAATCTGGGAAATGCTTCAGGAACATGGTCACGCTATTGTCAGCCCTGTTCCTTCCCTATTCACTTTCAACATCAAAGATCCGCGAATTAAAGAATTGCCTGGTGTTGCAGCACAAGTTACCGTAAAGGTAAAAGACACCAAATTAAAATCGACAGGACCTTTGTTAATCACACATTGGGGAATGAGCGGCCCCGCAATCTTGAAACTTTCGGCTTGGGGAGCGCGCATTCTGCACGATAAAAATTATCAGTTTACCATTTTTGTAAATTGGTTAAATGACGTTGATTTTGAAGATGCAGAGAAAATCCTAAAAGACTTAAAACAGGAACACGCTAAAAAAGCAGTTTCTAAAAAATCTCCTTTCGATTTCCCGAATCGTTTATGGGAAAGTTTGGTTTTAGCTTCTGGAATTGATGCGGAAACCAAATGGGCAGATTTATCTAAAAACCAATTGCAGAACCTAACTTCACAATTAACAAAAGCCGAATTTAAAGTCAACGGAAAAAGTACTTTTAAGGAGGAATTTGTAACGGCTGGCGGAATCGATTTAAAGGAAATCAACTTCAAAACAATGGAAAGCAAAATTCACGAAAACCTTTATTTTGCTGGTGAAATTGTCAATATCGATGCCATAACAGGAGGATTTAATTTTCAGAATGCCTGGACAAGCGGGTTTATTCTAGCTCAAAATATTTAA
- a CDS encoding HAD family hydrolase — MKFKGIIFDLDGTLVNSLEDISDAMNKVLQGLNYPTHTYETYQYFIGSGLRNLVSKALPSTNNSDEQIEICFECMINEYREICTLKTKPYDGIVELLENLTSQNIKMAVFSNKADELTKKIASEIFPNHFDTAVGLSTEALKKPNPFEALAIGKKWNLKPEEILFVGDSDIDMQTAVNANMFPVGVTWGYRTEEELKNSGAKLVVNRASELIEIL, encoded by the coding sequence ATGAAATTTAAAGGAATTATTTTCGATTTAGACGGCACATTAGTCAATTCATTAGAAGACATTTCAGATGCGATGAACAAAGTACTTCAAGGTCTAAATTACCCAACTCATACTTACGAAACCTATCAATATTTTATTGGAAGCGGATTGCGAAATTTGGTTAGCAAAGCACTTCCTTCAACTAACAATTCAGACGAACAGATCGAAATTTGTTTTGAATGTATGATTAACGAATATCGCGAAATCTGCACGCTGAAAACAAAACCTTACGACGGAATTGTCGAGTTGTTAGAAAATCTGACATCACAAAACATTAAAATGGCCGTGTTCTCGAACAAAGCCGATGAATTGACAAAGAAAATAGCATCGGAAATATTTCCAAATCATTTTGATACAGCGGTTGGTTTGAGCACAGAAGCACTTAAAAAACCAAATCCGTTTGAAGCTTTAGCAATTGGCAAGAAATGGAATTTAAAACCCGAAGAAATTCTTTTTGTAGGAGATTCTGATATTGATATGCAAACCGCAGTAAATGCCAATATGTTTCCTGTTGGGGTTACTTGGGGTTATAGAACAGAAGAAGAATTGAAAAACAGCGGTGCAAAACTGGTTGTCAATAGGGCTTCAGAATTGATTGAGATTTTATAA
- a CDS encoding Crp/Fnr family transcriptional regulator — protein MHLSLQKQITAIASFSENEIETIASCFEYETFNAKEYISEMGKISNKIFFILNGLARVYYLKDGKEITTYLSCDEGFIASYSSFINQTQSFENIQCIEDCEVLSITFEKMQFLYHQIPNWERVGRILAEQNYLCMADRVLKLQMIPAKEKYQTFLASAPAKIIQRTPLIYIASFLGITPESLSRIRQDIS, from the coding sequence ATGCATCTCTCATTACAAAAACAAATCACAGCAATTGCCTCATTTTCTGAAAATGAAATCGAGACAATTGCTTCTTGTTTTGAATATGAAACCTTTAATGCCAAAGAATATATTTCGGAAATGGGAAAAATCAGCAACAAGATTTTTTTCATTTTAAACGGATTGGCGAGAGTGTATTACTTAAAAGATGGAAAAGAAATCACAACCTATTTAAGCTGTGATGAAGGTTTTATTGCTTCGTATTCCAGCTTTATCAATCAGACACAATCATTTGAAAATATTCAGTGCATCGAAGATTGCGAAGTGCTTTCGATTACTTTCGAAAAAATGCAGTTTCTGTATCACCAAATCCCGAACTGGGAACGCGTTGGAAGAATTTTAGCCGAACAGAATTACCTTTGCATGGCAGATCGTGTTTTAAAACTTCAAATGATTCCTGCCAAAGAAAAATACCAGACTTTTTTAGCATCGGCTCCAGCCAAAATAATTCAGCGAACGCCTTTAATTTATATCGCATCTTTTCTCGGAATTACTCCCGAATCGTTGAGCAGAATCCGTCAGGACATTTCTTAA
- a CDS encoding MBL fold metallo-hydrolase, whose protein sequence is MKNIAKDVYQIPLFPRNAINCYLIEDVLIDAGIRTSASKILKAIKGKSVTQHALTHTHADHQGSSKIICETLNIPLLCSEPEKEFAENGNVITEYPNPNHIISQFQKNFWAGKGHLVSQTLKEGDQIGGFTVIETPGHSRGHLSFFREKDGVLIVGDVMTNMNLLTTKVGLHEPPNLFTSDQETNRKSILKLASLQPKILCFGHGPVLFDKGEFTEFIKGF, encoded by the coding sequence ATGAAGAATATTGCCAAAGACGTTTACCAAATACCATTATTCCCCCGAAACGCCATCAATTGTTACTTGATTGAAGATGTTTTAATTGATGCCGGAATTAGAACTTCTGCCAGTAAAATATTAAAAGCAATAAAAGGTAAATCTGTTACCCAACATGCACTAACGCACACCCACGCCGATCATCAAGGAAGCAGTAAAATAATCTGTGAAACACTTAATATACCGCTTTTATGCAGCGAACCTGAAAAAGAATTCGCTGAGAATGGAAATGTAATTACAGAATATCCAAATCCGAATCATATTATATCCCAATTTCAGAAGAATTTCTGGGCTGGAAAAGGACATTTGGTTTCTCAAACTTTAAAAGAAGGCGACCAAATTGGCGGATTTACGGTTATCGAAACTCCGGGACATTCTCGAGGTCATTTATCTTTTTTCAGAGAAAAAGATGGTGTTTTAATTGTTGGAGATGTTATGACCAATATGAATCTTTTAACAACAAAAGTCGGCTTGCATGAACCTCCCAATTTATTCACTTCAGATCAAGAAACGAATCGAAAGTCGATTCTAAAATTGGCTTCATTACAACCCAAAATATTGTGCTTTGGTCACGGTCCCGTTCTGTTTGATAAAGGTGAATTTACTGAATTCATTAAGGGATTTTGA
- a CDS encoding TspO/MBR family protein, translating to MNKFVKIAIALVICLTVGYSAGVVTKPSIATWYVTLEKPVFNPPNWIFMPVWTMLYILMAIAAALVWDRIKEQTEEVKKALLFFLIQLTLNAIWSYLFFGLKNPMLALIEIILLWLLIYETYLKFIKINKTAGYLLIPYLAWVGFASVLNASIWWLNK from the coding sequence ATGAATAAGTTCGTAAAAATCGCCATAGCTTTAGTAATTTGTTTAACAGTAGGATATTCTGCCGGAGTGGTTACAAAACCAAGTATTGCAACTTGGTATGTAACTTTAGAAAAACCGGTTTTTAATCCGCCAAACTGGATTTTTATGCCGGTTTGGACCATGCTTTACATTTTAATGGCTATTGCAGCAGCTTTAGTCTGGGACAGAATAAAAGAACAGACCGAAGAGGTTAAAAAAGCATTGCTTTTCTTTTTGATCCAATTGACACTAAATGCGATTTGGTCTTATTTATTCTTCGGATTAAAAAATCCGATGCTGGCTTTAATCGAGATTATACTCTTATGGCTGCTGATTTACGAAACGTATTTAAAATTCATCAAAATCAATAAAACAGCAGGTTATTTATTGATTCCGTATTTGGCCTGGGTTGGATTCGCATCGGTTCTGAATGCCAGTATTTGGTGGTTGAATAAATAA